The DNA sequence CACGGAAACTTGAGGGTGGAAAAAAGACATGGAAAGACAGGAGTTAAGGTTTTATGCTTCTTGAGGAGCACAACTTCAGTGCCTGAAAGACCTCCCACTAGGTTCTACCTCGGGAAATTTCCACTGCCTCCCAATACTGCTAAGCTGGACAGACAGTAAGCTTTTTACACTTTCCCTTGCGGTCATTTGCATTCCAGCCTTCCTGCTGGAAGTCAGTGAAAAGCCCCACATTTTAGACAGGAATTTAAAATACATCAAACTTATTAAGGAATAAGGACAGTGGTAGGGAAGGATTGAGTTCTGCTTCTCATGGTCTACTTAATTGGCTCCTAAACTCTGCTCAGTTATAtgaagttgggggtgggggataaaGAGGCCAGTTTTCTGAGGCAGAGGAAGTGGGTGGTTTCCCTTCATCTATTCTTATTTCCAGGCCCAAGGAAGAAGTAGCCATGAAGAAGGAGAAACGTGAACGGGATAGAGACCGTCAGCGTGAGGGCCATGGACGGGGTCGGGGCCGTCCAGAAGTGATTCAGTCCCACTCTATCTTTGAGCAGGGCCCTGCAGAAATGATGAAGAAAAAAGGTACCACAAAGGGATCAGTACTGGGTTTCCCTTCAGACTCAGAAGAGGGCAGAGCAGCAGAATTCTGCTCCCAGTTCAGTTTTCCTTGCTGTTGCCCTCTTGCTTATTAACCCCAGTGAACAGGGTGATTTCCCACAGGGAACTGGGATAAGACAGTGGATATGTCAGACATGGGACCCTCTCATATCATCAACAtcaaaaaagagaagagggaaacaGATGAAGAAACCAAGCACATCCTGCGCATGCTGGAGAAGGATGACGTAGGTACCAGGATGGGGGAGCAGGCTTCCTTGTAGCTATGGAAGAGGGCTCTGAGAAGCTAGGTCAGGGATTGATGAACTCACTGGTGTTCTAGAGCCTTTGGTTACAAAAGCACTACATGGGGCTGGGGGTGTACCtctggtagaacacttgcctagcatgcacaaggatGAGGCCCCTAGGGTCTGTTGAGCGacgagagagaaggggaggggtgaCCGGAAGAGACGGGCTGCAGTCGACTGTGATCCAGGCATGTGTCCTGGCAGGCTGAGTAACTCTTAACTCTTGAACAGTTCATCGATGACCCTGGGCTGAAGAATGACACACGGAACATGCCAGTGCAACTGCCCCTGGCTCACTCAGGGTGGCTTTTTAAGGAGGAGAATGAAGAGCCAGATGTTAAGCCTTGGCCCGCTGGTCCCAAAGAAGAGGACATGGAGGTGGATGTGCCCGCTGTAAAAGGTATCCTGTCACTCTCCTAGAAGCTCTCACATGAGTATCCAAGGGCACTGCCCACAAGCAGCTCCTCTCCAACCCTGCTCTCACACACAGGAGCTCCCTCACAGTTCTTGTGTCTGTGTGGATCAGCGCCCCCTGCCAGAAACTTAGAGAAGTTATGCGCCTCTCCAATATATCTTTTGCCCTACTCCATAACCTGCATTTTACTCCATCCTTCTGGTTGAGTGGAAAGATCGTGTGATGGGTTGAGCAATTAGATGGCATAGAGGGTGGCTGCTTGATGTCTTCCTTTGTTTCACCACTGGCAGTGAAAGAGGAGCCacgagatgaggaggaggagaccaAAATGAAGGCCCCTCCCAAAGCAGCCAAGAAGACCCCAGGCCACCCAAAGGACATGTCCGTGGCTGAGTTGCTCAAGGAACTTAGCCTCACTAAGGACGAGGAGCTGCTGTTTCTCCAGCTGCCAGACACCCTTCCTGGGCAGCCACCCACCCAGGACATCAAGCCTGTCAAGACGGAAGTGCAGAGTGAGGATGGACAAATGGTGGTCATAAAGCAGGAGAAAGATCGGGTATGTTCAGGGAAAGTTCCAGGGTGGGGGCATCAGGAATCAATGCTGGTGAGTAGGGAGAAGCAAAAGTGTGCTGTCCAAGTCCAGCTGTGAGAATGATGGAGACTTTCTTGTTCTAAGCACCTGCCAAAGCCTTGGGGCACTGTGCTTCCAACcgctgtcgtgtgtgtgtgtgtgtgtgtgtgtgtgtgtgtgtgtgtgtgtgtatatttgtgtttatAGTAATAACTTCAGACATAGAAACTGTGTGTACCGTCACAACATCACCAGTTAGGGATATTTTGTGCCATTTGCTTATCTGCTgtggattttgttttaaaaacaaagagagagcccCAGGACAAGACCCTTCTTGCAGAGTCCGCTGCTGTTACTGCTTTTCTCTGGAGATGGGGTTCATTCATGAAAGATGTTTCCCAGTTTCCATCTGCTGCTTCTCTCCACAGGAAGCGAGGCTGGCAGAGAATGCTTGCACCTTGGCTGACCTGACAGAGGGTCAGGTGGGCAAGCTGCTCATCCGCAAGTCAGGGAAGGTACAGCTCCTCCTGGGCAAAGTGACGCTGGATGTGACGATGGGAACAACCTGCTCTTTCCTGCAGGTGCCAGCCCCAAGCCCGTGGTCAGGGGAGGCTTTGGACAGGGTGGGGCATGTTGAGCAGTGCTGAGGCAGCAAGGGGAGCTGCTGGGCCCCAGGActgttgagctgggcatggttttGTGATTCTCACTGCTGTGTCTGTCAATTGGCAGGAGCTGGTGTCTGTGAGCCTTGGAGACAGTAGGACAGGAGAGATGACAGTCCTGGGACATGTGAAGCACAAACTTGTATGTTCCCCCAATTTCGAGTCCCTGTTGGATCACAAACACCGGTAAAATAAGCAGATGGAGGAGAATGGTGACTGTGCCCACGGCTGCTGCCTGCTCCAGACGTTTTGTTCTCAAATCTGGGCGACCCAGAAGGGGCCTGTTTAGCCCACCCACTGCAGTTTTTGGCAGCCATATTCACAGTTTTCCCTCACTGGGGGGTATGCTGCTTCCTCCCCAGCAGCAGTGAACAGCACAATGACTTTCCCACAGTGTGGATATGGATGGCACATCCTCGCTGCTAGGGACTTACccctgctatttatttttatatttatgtcatTATCTCCTCAACCGGGTGCATCCTCCCAAGGTAGGATGGTGCAGGCTTCTTCTCTGGAGCCTCGGGCTGCAGGGGTGGGAAGGGGAAGGCTGGGCTTTGCTTCTGTTCCCCCCTTCCTCTTAGGAAGCAGTTAGGAAAGGGCAGGGGTGGGGTCTGAGACTTAGGATTCAGTCCCAGCTGCTCGGTTCCTGGGATCTCGCACAACTAcctaacctctctgagcctcgcATTCCTCATCTGACAGTGGGGATGGTACCTACCTCACAGGGTTGGTGTGAGGATCTAATGGAATATTGGGGATGAAAACTCCTTGCACAAGGCCAGACAATATATGCCTGTAGGCGCTTAATAAACAGtagtttccctttcctttcctgagTCTAATTTCAAACAGAATGAGCCTAAAGAGTCTCCAAAGAAGCGACTACAACAGCTCAGGTTCTTACTTTGTCCCTTCATTACCCTTTTTTCCCTCAGTGCTAAACCCAGTGCCTGGAACATGctaagtaagcactttaccactgagccacacccccacccctttattctttttttttgaggtagggtctcactctggcccacgcttgcttggaattcaccatgttgtctcaggctggctttgaactcaccgtgatcctcctacctctgcctcctgagtgctgggattaaaggcgtgcgccaccacgcctggctttcttttttaaaaaaaaatattttatttgcaagcacagagagagagagagaaaatgggcccatcagacctctagccactgcagacaaactccagaggcatgtgccactttgcatctggcttacgtgggtcctggggaatcgaccctgcttctttaagcttcccaggcaagtgccttaaccactaaagccacaTCCCTTCAAGCTTCCCCTTTATTCTTACCCAGCCTCCCATCTCTGACCAGGTCCGCTGTTCTGTACCTCTTACCCCATACTGTGAGCCATGTACCTCTGTGTAAGTTTCATTCTGCAGATTCTGTTGGAAGGAgccagagaccccccccccccccccgacacccTACAGGCCTTTCTGAGACATAGGCTAGGATTCATTCCCTgtacctccagccctgcaataatTGCACTGTACTAGCTTCCATTAAGTTATGTTGggcagatgacttagcagttaaggcatttgcctgcaaaacctaaggacccaggctcgattccctagcacccatgtataagccagatgcacaaggtggtccatgcatctggagttcgttttcagcggctagaggccctggtgtgcccattcattctctctttctctctccctgcctttctctttttctctctctctcaaataatttaaaaaaatatttctgaaaaaacACCTTTGGTCATAGAAAATTAACCACTATACTATTTGaagtaatgtttaaaaaatagcctTGAGGGtgtgggagagatggttcagcagttaaaggtgcttgcgaaatctgaaggcctgggttcaattccccggtacccacataaagcctgatgcacaaagtggtgcacccGTATTcatttgtctgtctctgtctaccTCGTTGTCccactaaaagaaaaaatagcctTGGGTAtcggggaggtggttcagtggctaaaggtgcttgcttgcaaagcctacataTGCACAATTTCCCCAGTGGCCATGTaaaatcagacacacaaagtggcacgtgtgtctggagttcatttgcagtggcaggaggctgtggcatgcccattcattcatattttctctctctgcttacaaataaataaaaatatttttttttttttttttttttttttagggtcacactctagcccaggctgaccaggaattcactctatagtatcagggtggccttgcactcatggggatcctcctaactctgcctcccaagtgctgggattaaaggtgtgcgtcccCACACCCGGCTCTGAACACCTCATCTTTTGTctcactttccttctttctgctccTGCAGTCCTAGTGATTGTGCACCCTGGCATGAGCTCTACAGAGCCTCTCAAACATTGCACCTTTAGTGGCTATATTGCCCCACTGGGGACAGAAAGCTTCTCTCAGCTCTGTAGGGAAGTGGTGCTCTGGTCTTCCATCACCATGGAAGACAGGAGCAGAAAGCGTTCCTTGCAGTATGTGCCTTGGAAGTCCTGACTGGTCTAAGACTGGATTTTGATTACTTGTGGGCTCTAGCCTGTTCTTTTAAACAGCTTATGTACTGTCTTTGGGTCTCTAGTAATCCACTCTTCTGTTTCTTTGGTTCAGAAATACCCTTGTTGTTTTTGGACTAACACAATGGTTCTGTGTGTAGGTCttgttattttgcattttttaatttagttttttttatagGTTAtacttttttatagtttttttcatATAGGctttacttttcttgtttttttgtttgtttgtttgtttgtttgtttgtttgtttttgaggtaaggttttgttctagcccaggctgacctggaatttcctactgtagtgtcagggtggcctcaaactcacgatagtcctcctacctctgcttcccgagtgctgtgattaaaggagtgcaccaccacgcctggctttttttattcCCTCACCCCTGCTCACATTTCCCTGGTGTTCCTCTTCAGTGGACTTATGGTATTCACTGGGCCATGAACGCCTCAATCAATTCCTGTAGGTTAGTAGGGGCCCTGTGCCTCAGGGCACTCCTacccactctatggctcttaaaagctttccaccccctcttctgcaatgttccctgagccataacaggcctgttggcagtatGATTTAGTGTGGAattctctgtggcctctggatttctgctttgatttttttgtttgtttgtttgcttgttttgggggtagggtctcactctagccctggctgacctggaattcactctagtctcagggtggcctcaagctcatggtgatcttcctacccctgcctcccaagtg is a window from the Jaculus jaculus isolate mJacJac1 chromosome 12, mJacJac1.mat.Y.cur, whole genome shotgun sequence genome containing:
- the Polr3d gene encoding DNA-directed RNA polymerase III subunit RPC4 — translated: MSEGNAAGDPSTPGGPRPLLSGGRGLVGRRPAPSLTPGRLPSIRSRDLTLGGVKKKTFTPNIISRKIKEEPKEEVAMKKEKRERDRDRQREGHGRGRGRPEVIQSHSIFEQGPAEMMKKKGNWDKTVDMSDMGPSHIINIKKEKRETDEETKHILRMLEKDDFIDDPGLKNDTRNMPVQLPLAHSGWLFKEENEEPDVKPWPAGPKEEDMEVDVPAVKVKEEPRDEEEETKMKAPPKAAKKTPGHPKDMSVAELLKELSLTKDEELLFLQLPDTLPGQPPTQDIKPVKTEVQSEDGQMVVIKQEKDREARLAENACTLADLTEGQVGKLLIRKSGKVQLLLGKVTLDVTMGTTCSFLQELVSVSLGDSRTGEMTVLGHVKHKLVCSPNFESLLDHKHR